A part of Bacillus thuringiensis genomic DNA contains:
- a CDS encoding carbohydrate ABC transporter permease, translating to MNKTTEKRIFIFVCTAPALLLLAIFMIVPTIEVFRMSLYKWGGFSNNKVFVGLENFKILWNDMNFFRSLQNSIVLIVIVTLITMVMAILFATLLTREKIKGKSFFQIIFYLPNILSVVVIAGIFSAIYDPTTGLLNNILALFNLENLQKMWLGNQKIAIYSIGGALIWQAIGYYMVMYMAAMASIPESFYEASALEGAGRVKQFFSITLPLIWNNIRTTLTFFVISTINLSFLLVQAMTGGGPDGSTEVFLSYMYKQAYTNSSYGYGMAIGVVIFLFSFALSAIISGVTKREVLEY from the coding sequence ATGAATAAGACAACAGAAAAAAGAATTTTTATTTTTGTTTGCACTGCACCGGCACTACTACTATTAGCCATTTTTATGATTGTTCCTACAATTGAGGTATTCAGGATGTCCTTATATAAGTGGGGAGGATTTTCTAATAATAAGGTATTTGTTGGATTAGAAAACTTCAAGATTTTATGGAATGATATGAATTTCTTTCGATCTCTTCAAAACAGTATCGTATTAATTGTTATTGTTACACTTATCACGATGGTGATGGCGATCTTGTTTGCCACTTTGTTAACGAGAGAAAAAATAAAAGGTAAAAGTTTCTTTCAAATTATTTTTTATCTCCCTAATATTTTATCCGTTGTAGTTATCGCGGGAATATTTTCTGCAATTTATGATCCGACTACAGGATTGTTAAATAATATACTTGCTTTATTTAACCTTGAAAATCTTCAAAAGATGTGGCTCGGTAATCAAAAGATTGCCATTTATAGCATTGGCGGGGCACTCATTTGGCAAGCGATTGGTTATTATATGGTCATGTATATGGCGGCAATGGCAAGTATTCCGGAAAGTTTTTATGAAGCATCTGCTTTGGAAGGTGCTGGACGGGTCAAACAATTTTTCAGTATTACGTTACCGTTAATTTGGAATAACATTCGGACGACTTTAACTTTCTTCGTTATTAGTACGATTAATTTAAGCTTTCTACTCGTTCAAGCGATGACTGGCGGGGGACCTGACGGATCGACGGAAGTGTTTTTAAGCTACATGTATAAGCAGGCTTACACGAATTCTTCTTACGGTTACGGTATGGCAATTGGGGTGGTAATTTTCCTGTTTTCATTCGCATTATCTGCAATTATAAGCGGTGTCACTAAAAGGGAAGTGTTGGAGTATTAA
- a CDS encoding carbohydrate ABC transporter permease → METQKRMTTETAYRDPKMMETEKEMIVEAAYKAPKIVKPKKGMTTEVIYRCFIYVALITLAISIIIPVAWVFLASVKKNSEFYGSPWAMPKSFYFQNFIDAFQKANMGTYMLNSVMVTALALLILLIVALPAAYVLARYTFRGSKLINTFFKAGLFINVNYIVVPIFLMLLDGDTFLRGQLGDGFLLDNLFILAVVYAATALPFTIYLLSSFFQSLPSTYEEAALVDGAGYFKTMILVMIPIARPSIIAVILFNFLAFWNEYIIALTLIPGPNKTLPVGLMNLMAAQKSAANYGQMYAGMVLVMLPTLILYIIVQKKLTQGMSLGGLKD, encoded by the coding sequence ATGGAAACACAAAAAAGAATGACTACAGAAACAGCTTATCGAGATCCGAAAATGATGGAAACCGAAAAAGAAATGATTGTAGAAGCAGCTTATAAAGCCCCAAAAATAGTTAAGCCCAAAAAAGGTATGACTACAGAAGTGATATATCGTTGTTTTATATATGTAGCACTGATTACGTTAGCAATTTCTATTATTATTCCTGTTGCATGGGTTTTCTTAGCCTCAGTGAAGAAAAACTCGGAGTTTTATGGAAGTCCTTGGGCCATGCCGAAAAGTTTCTATTTTCAAAACTTTATCGATGCTTTCCAAAAAGCAAACATGGGTACCTATATGTTGAATTCAGTCATGGTAACTGCGTTGGCTCTGCTCATTTTATTGATTGTGGCCTTACCAGCAGCCTATGTGTTGGCAAGGTATACCTTTAGAGGAAGCAAGTTAATAAATACTTTTTTTAAAGCTGGATTATTCATCAATGTGAACTATATTGTTGTTCCAATTTTCTTGATGTTATTGGACGGAGATACCTTTTTACGAGGCCAACTGGGTGATGGATTTTTACTAGACAATTTATTTATTTTAGCTGTGGTATATGCGGCGACGGCATTACCATTTACCATTTACTTGCTGTCTAGTTTTTTTCAATCACTTCCATCTACGTATGAGGAAGCAGCGTTGGTCGATGGTGCAGGATATTTCAAAACAATGATTTTAGTCATGATTCCGATAGCTCGTCCAAGTATTATTGCCGTTATTTTATTTAATTTTCTTGCCTTTTGGAACGAATATATTATTGCCTTAACATTAATCCCGGGACCGAATAAAACGTTACCTGTTGGGTTAATGAACTTGATGGCAGCTCAGAAATCTGCTGCGAACTATGGTCAAATGTATGCAGGCATGGTTCTTGTCATGCTGCCAACTTTGATTTTATACATCATTGTTCAAAAAAAATTAACACAAGGAATGTCCCTTGGTGGTTTAAAGGATTAG